The proteins below are encoded in one region of Drosophila santomea strain STO CAGO 1482 chromosome 3R, Prin_Dsan_1.1, whole genome shotgun sequence:
- the LOC120453480 gene encoding peptide tarsal-less AA codes for MLDPTGTYRRPRDAQDSRQKRRQDCLDPTGQY; via the coding sequence ATGCTGGATCCCACTGGAACCTACCGGCGACCCCGCGACGCGCAGGACTCCCGCCAAAAGAGGCGACAGGACTGCCTGGATCCAACCGGGCAGTACTAG